A single Vibrio sp. YMD68 DNA region contains:
- a CDS encoding TIGR01620 family protein has translation MTDLKNKQVFNETLVTSLDTSSAGQPSGGYKNDGYENDSHQSDGYEKKELNAHLVLNKQQTFESPDTFSPMVTSVEEESPELELEQLIKPKKRTKGLAVSLFIAFSGLLGWQAVDAVVAAISASDWLSLGWAALISGVSLLGLSAIGKELWKLRKLRHHFSTQEESHALIQEGGIGKARSFCTRVAKESGLSDQNPSFDKWKNSLTASHSDAEVIELYESIVVKQFDQKAAQVVTKHACESAVLVAVSPLALADMALVAWRNLKMIDSLAALYGVELGYWSRLSLFKMVLTNMAAAGASELAIDASMDLLSMDLAGKLSARAGQGIGVGILSARVGLKAIALLRPMAWEKENALTLSTIRTQIVSKVAAISIK, from the coding sequence ATGACCGATTTAAAAAATAAACAGGTATTTAACGAAACCTTAGTGACGTCATTAGACACATCCAGTGCTGGTCAACCAAGCGGTGGTTACAAAAACGATGGTTACGAAAACGATAGTCACCAAAGCGATGGTTACGAAAAAAAAGAATTAAACGCGCATCTGGTGCTGAATAAACAACAAACCTTTGAGTCACCAGACACTTTCTCACCCATGGTTACATCGGTAGAAGAGGAAAGCCCAGAGCTCGAATTGGAGCAATTAATTAAGCCCAAAAAACGCACCAAAGGCCTGGCAGTATCCCTATTTATTGCTTTTAGTGGTTTATTGGGTTGGCAAGCGGTTGATGCGGTAGTAGCTGCGATTAGCGCATCGGATTGGCTCTCTTTAGGCTGGGCAGCACTGATCAGTGGTGTCTCGTTATTGGGTCTTAGTGCAATAGGAAAGGAGCTATGGAAGCTAAGAAAGCTCCGCCATCACTTCAGCACTCAAGAAGAGAGTCACGCTTTAATTCAAGAGGGGGGAATTGGTAAAGCACGTTCATTTTGTACCCGAGTAGCAAAAGAAAGTGGTTTGTCGGACCAGAACCCAAGTTTTGATAAGTGGAAAAATAGCCTAACCGCGTCCCACAGCGATGCGGAAGTCATCGAGCTTTACGAGTCCATCGTGGTGAAGCAATTTGATCAAAAAGCGGCGCAGGTCGTGACAAAACATGCCTGCGAATCGGCCGTACTCGTGGCGGTTAGCCCACTTGCTTTGGCTGATATGGCATTAGTCGCCTGGCGTAATTTGAAAATGATCGACTCACTGGCGGCACTGTATGGGGTAGAGCTGGGTTACTGGTCGAGACTTTCCTTGTTCAAAATGGTGTTAACAAATATGGCGGCAGCCGGAGCCAGTGAATTGGCGATTGATGCAAGCATGGATCTATTGTCGATGGATCTCGCGGGCAAGCTTTCTGCGAGAGCAGGGCAAGGGATTGGCGTGGGTATTCTGTCGGCAAGAGTCGGCTTAAAGGCTATCGCGTTATTACGACCAATGGCTTGGGAAAAAGAAAACGCATTGACGCTCTCTACCATACGCACACAGATCGTGTCGAAAGTCGCTGCAATTTCAATCAAATAG
- the tyrR gene encoding transcriptional regulator TyrR — protein MRLEVFCEDRLGLTRELLAILASKNIDLRGIEIDISGIIYLNCPDIDFDTFSELMTEIRRISGVKDVRKIQFMPMERHNTELISLLNNLPDPVLAIDLNGQIDLANHAAVDLFKLADTDIIGQQVSALLPCFDFSLWFEGNITRQRENIVIDGLDYAMEIMPVYISSESNESSLASAVMIIRSGSNKPQFDDSLPLNNNLGFEHFVGVSNRHKALISQAKKLSMLDQPLLIEGETGTGKEMLARACHNRSNRAASSFLILSCASMPDDVAETELFGHAPGSFNHEQGHKGIFEQANGGTVFLDEIGEMSAHLQIKLLRFLQDGTFRRVGEEHEVHVDVRVIASTRHKLAELADSGAFREDLFYRLNVLTLRIPALRERTNDIVPLLELFAAKYANQLGMVRPSLADDLVDGLSNYQWPGNMRQLDNMVLRALTEWQEGPLDLSLFHLPQLETASSGIPNVNLDGSLDEIMKEYESQVLERLYQSFPSSRKLAKRLNVSHTSIANKLRDYSIRKN, from the coding sequence GTGCGTCTTGAAGTATTTTGTGAAGATCGATTAGGCCTTACCCGTGAACTGCTTGCTATCTTGGCCTCGAAGAATATAGATTTGCGTGGCATCGAAATCGATATCAGTGGCATCATTTACCTGAATTGCCCAGATATTGATTTTGATACGTTCAGCGAACTTATGACTGAAATTCGTCGAATATCTGGTGTTAAGGATGTGAGAAAAATTCAATTTATGCCTATGGAAAGGCACAATACTGAGCTGATCTCTCTTCTTAATAACCTTCCTGATCCCGTACTGGCCATCGACTTGAATGGTCAAATTGATCTCGCCAACCATGCCGCAGTCGACCTCTTTAAGCTTGCTGATACGGACATTATTGGGCAACAGGTCTCAGCACTTTTACCCTGCTTTGATTTCTCACTGTGGTTTGAAGGTAACATTACTCGCCAACGTGAAAACATCGTCATTGATGGGTTAGATTACGCCATGGAAATCATGCCGGTATACATCAGCAGTGAGTCGAATGAATCCAGTTTAGCCAGTGCGGTTATGATCATCCGTTCAGGAAGTAATAAGCCTCAATTTGATGACAGTTTACCGCTGAATAACAATCTCGGTTTTGAACATTTCGTTGGCGTATCTAACCGACATAAAGCGTTAATCAGCCAAGCTAAGAAACTTTCAATGCTCGATCAGCCCTTGTTGATTGAGGGTGAAACGGGCACTGGAAAAGAGATGCTGGCAAGAGCATGCCACAATCGATCTAACAGAGCGGCTTCTTCATTTCTTATCTTAAGTTGTGCCTCGATGCCAGATGATGTGGCTGAAACGGAATTGTTCGGTCACGCACCGGGTTCGTTCAATCACGAGCAAGGTCATAAAGGAATTTTTGAACAAGCCAATGGCGGAACAGTTTTCTTAGATGAAATCGGTGAAATGAGTGCGCATCTACAAATTAAGTTGCTACGATTCTTACAAGATGGAACGTTCCGACGGGTGGGTGAAGAGCATGAAGTCCATGTTGATGTTCGAGTTATTGCCTCAACCCGACATAAGCTGGCTGAACTCGCCGATTCAGGCGCATTTAGAGAAGATCTATTCTATCGACTCAATGTCCTGACACTGCGTATTCCAGCATTGCGAGAACGAACGAATGATATCGTTCCTTTGTTAGAGTTATTTGCGGCGAAATACGCGAATCAGCTGGGTATGGTGAGACCTAGTTTAGCCGATGACCTGGTGGATGGGTTATCGAACTACCAATGGCCGGGCAACATGCGACAGCTCGATAATATGGTACTTAGGGCGCTAACAGAATGGCAAGAAGGTCCGCTAGACTTGTCTTTGTTCCATTTACCACAATTAGAAACCGCCTCTTCAGGCATTCCCAACGTAAACTTAGACGGTTCGCTTGATGAGATCATGAAAGAATACGAGTCTCAGGTGCTTGAACGATTGTATCAGTCATTCCCATCGAGTCGTAAGCTCGCGAAGCGATTGAACGTGTCTCATACTTCCATCGCAAATAAGTTGCGTGACTACTCGATACGTAAAAATTAA
- a CDS encoding GNAT family N-acetyltransferase: MNRVNSHRSVYEADDDFILRTAEIDDAQRITDYFNRNRTHLKAWEPKREDAFFTYEGWLKKLIKLHELHSLGLGFYLIILSSDSQTVLGTVSFSNLSRFPCYTCTVGYSLDGQLQGKGIMTRALNRAVNYMFTYQSMHRINAAYMPNNERSAAVLKNNGFEKEGFAKKYLLINGKWEDHILTSCINEDWKAVK; this comes from the coding sequence ATGAATAGAGTTAACTCCCATAGAAGTGTTTATGAAGCCGATGATGATTTTATTCTTCGTACCGCTGAAATAGACGATGCTCAGCGAATTACGGATTACTTTAATCGCAACCGGACTCACCTAAAGGCTTGGGAACCTAAGCGAGAAGACGCATTTTTCACGTATGAAGGTTGGTTAAAAAAACTGATCAAACTACACGAACTGCACTCTCTGGGGTTAGGGTTTTATTTGATTATCCTCTCTTCCGATTCGCAAACCGTCCTTGGGACCGTCTCGTTTAGTAATTTATCCCGTTTTCCTTGCTACACCTGTACGGTCGGCTATTCGTTAGATGGACAGTTACAGGGTAAAGGGATCATGACTCGCGCTCTCAATCGAGCGGTAAACTACATGTTTACGTATCAGTCAATGCACCGAATTAATGCCGCTTACATGCCCAATAATGAGCGCAGCGCTGCGGTGTTAAAAAATAATGGGTTTGAAAAAGAAGGGTTTGCCAAAAAATACTTGCTCATCAATGGCAAGTGGGAAGACCATATTTTAACCAGTTGTATTAATGAAGATTGGAAGGCGGTGAAGTAA
- a CDS encoding HD domain-containing protein, protein MNERLGKQLSLIIELDQLKSVLRRTRVKSANGRLENSAEHSWHVALMAILMEEHANESVDVSRVVKMLLLHDIVEIDAGDTFVYDVAASLEQEEKELAAAERLFSMLPSDQGHELKTLWLEFESASTADAKFAKALDRLIPMLLNFHNEGQSWKEHCVTKEQVLGVNSKIALGSQTLWDEAKRMIEQAVDNGWLKNNEEI, encoded by the coding sequence GTGAATGAACGCTTAGGAAAGCAACTCTCTCTAATTATTGAGCTTGACCAACTCAAATCTGTTTTGCGTCGTACGCGAGTCAAGAGTGCAAATGGTCGGTTAGAAAACAGTGCTGAACACAGTTGGCATGTTGCGCTGATGGCGATATTGATGGAAGAGCATGCCAATGAGAGCGTAGATGTATCGAGAGTCGTTAAGATGTTATTACTGCATGATATCGTTGAAATCGACGCCGGAGATACGTTTGTTTATGATGTCGCTGCTTCGTTAGAGCAAGAAGAAAAAGAACTGGCCGCAGCAGAGCGTCTGTTTTCAATGCTTCCAAGTGATCAAGGTCATGAACTGAAAACCTTGTGGCTAGAATTCGAATCGGCCTCCACAGCAGACGCCAAGTTTGCCAAAGCGCTTGATCGCTTGATTCCAATGTTATTAAACTTTCATAATGAAGGGCAGAGTTGGAAAGAGCACTGTGTCACCAAAGAGCAAGTCCTTGGCGTTAACAGTAAAATAGCGCTCGGCTCGCAAACATTGTGGGATGAAGCGAAAAGAATGATTGAGCAAGCCGTCGACAATGGCTGGCTAAAAAATAACGAGGAAATTTAA
- a CDS encoding DUF2947 domain-containing protein: MSYLPLEQYQRKWIFTHQSMPVPEEDLAKIKPMDAVRASQLWKENISPQSPDADRLSNQDWPSKDSNWSAEVNWIDSWEDDDQGFPEELAEMLNWQDDVTVYFCYEKYNVLETKWATFKQHWKNFLFYDDGPILIARRRKEALWFNSKGTVKFGVRS; this comes from the coding sequence ATGTCGTATTTGCCTTTGGAACAGTACCAAAGAAAATGGATTTTCACACACCAGTCCATGCCCGTTCCAGAAGAGGATCTCGCTAAGATTAAACCTATGGATGCCGTGAGAGCATCGCAACTGTGGAAAGAAAATATCAGCCCACAGAGCCCTGATGCCGATCGTCTAAGCAATCAAGACTGGCCCAGTAAAGATTCTAACTGGTCGGCGGAAGTGAATTGGATAGACAGTTGGGAAGATGACGATCAAGGCTTTCCTGAAGAATTAGCCGAGATGTTGAACTGGCAAGATGATGTGACCGTTTACTTTTGCTATGAGAAATACAATGTATTGGAAACCAAGTGGGCTACGTTTAAACAGCATTGGAAGAACTTTTTATTCTATGATGATGGCCCAATCTTGATTGCCCGCCGCAGAAAAGAAGCACTGTGGTTTAACTCTAAAGGAACGGTTAAGTTCGGCGTTCGGAGCTGA
- a CDS encoding GGDEF domain-containing protein, with amino-acid sequence MNVEKKILDLVVGITEQTNSISLAHCVVATLSEMVPIQSVYLFHYNGEIAQLTAALTRVENPAEQASYEWLSKRDEKVPEDFDHTLSLSVVERDDNGFYRCTFPIRIDENSSARFIVLMDRPPNEYQLLMDGFSQIYKNYLVVLRESEHDPLTGLWNRKMMEQKLNQSFESTVNNQLDDGYASIVSIIDIDNFKDINDTYGHLIGDEVLLMFAQQMQESFSHEENLFRFGGEEFVVLFPRSTLKQAEGKMEKFRQHIESYEFPKVPQVTFSGGICTIKTTDFLTDILDNADKALYYAKDNGRNQVFSYQWLKDEGILIEDDKGDSDVELF; translated from the coding sequence ATGAATGTCGAGAAAAAGATACTTGATTTAGTTGTTGGTATAACAGAACAAACCAACTCCATCTCGCTGGCACACTGCGTCGTCGCGACATTGTCGGAAATGGTCCCCATTCAAAGCGTTTATCTATTTCATTATAACGGCGAAATCGCCCAACTCACCGCAGCCCTTACTCGAGTAGAAAATCCAGCGGAACAGGCCAGCTATGAATGGTTGAGCAAGCGCGATGAAAAAGTGCCTGAAGATTTTGATCATACGCTGAGTTTGAGCGTAGTCGAGCGTGACGACAATGGGTTTTATCGTTGCACATTCCCAATACGTATCGATGAAAATTCATCCGCCCGCTTTATCGTTTTGATGGACCGCCCTCCTAATGAATATCAGTTGCTTATGGATGGCTTCAGTCAAATTTATAAGAACTATCTAGTGGTTCTACGTGAAAGTGAACATGATCCGTTAACGGGGTTATGGAATCGTAAAATGATGGAGCAGAAATTAAATCAAAGCTTTGAATCAACGGTGAACAATCAGTTGGATGACGGATACGCTTCAATCGTCTCCATTATCGATATCGACAATTTTAAAGATATTAATGATACCTATGGTCATTTGATTGGTGACGAGGTGCTGCTCATGTTTGCTCAACAAATGCAGGAGTCTTTTAGCCATGAAGAGAATTTGTTTCGTTTTGGGGGCGAAGAGTTTGTGGTGTTGTTCCCGCGTTCGACATTGAAACAAGCCGAAGGAAAAATGGAAAAATTTAGACAGCATATTGAAAGCTATGAGTTTCCTAAAGTACCTCAAGTCACATTCAGCGGTGGTATATGTACGATCAAAACAACCGACTTTCTAACCGATATTTTAGATAACGCCGACAAAGCACTCTACTACGCGAAAGATAACGGTAGGAATCAAGTATTCAGCTATCAGTGGTTAAAAGACGAAGGTATATTGATAGAAGATGATAAGGGCGATAGTGATGTGGAATTATTTTAA
- the ribA gene encoding GTP cyclohydrolase II — protein sequence MAEVRARVDLKVGSQSNIDAEILSFHGLQTEKEHIAIVFKQADKKTDTPLVRMHSECLTGDVFHSSRCDCGEQLEETINKMGEQGGIILYLRQEGRGIGLYNKIDAYRLQSDGMNTYEANNHLGFGDDLRDFTEAAQMLTALNISKIRLVTNNPKKIKELKENGIDIEEIVNTSAHIKVGNESYLQAKVSHGKHNLKL from the coding sequence ATGGCGGAAGTTCGTGCCAGAGTTGACCTGAAAGTTGGCTCCCAAAGCAATATTGATGCAGAGATTCTTTCTTTTCATGGCTTGCAGACAGAAAAAGAGCACATTGCGATCGTTTTTAAGCAAGCGGATAAAAAGACAGACACCCCATTAGTTCGGATGCATTCAGAGTGTTTGACAGGAGATGTCTTCCACTCTTCACGCTGCGATTGTGGTGAACAGCTCGAAGAGACCATCAATAAGATGGGCGAGCAGGGCGGTATCATTCTTTATTTACGTCAAGAAGGCCGTGGAATTGGTCTGTACAATAAAATTGATGCGTATCGTTTACAAAGTGATGGAATGAACACCTACGAAGCAAATAATCACTTAGGATTTGGTGATGATCTTCGAGATTTTACTGAAGCGGCTCAAATGCTTACGGCATTGAATATTTCAAAGATTCGATTAGTCACTAATAATCCGAAAAAGATCAAAGAGCTAAAAGAAAACGGAATTGACATTGAGGAAATAGTCAATACTTCTGCTCATATTAAAGTCGGGAACGAGAGTTATCTGCAAGCTAAGGTTTCCCACGGAAAACATAATCTAAAGCTCTAA
- a CDS encoding L,D-transpeptidase family protein, translated as MIIKVLTVFLGVLLSLPSLALERFEQLTWLEPQSSTYQLIQYPELLSDIYQENDDQLIWFDVEQSQKFELQLEMIDKAGFSPLFSSRLQQLQQLRNQNRWFEYDLLATDTLLLYISYAEQAPLMGQSWFFNQPLTDSLPAPSKEATNSLLVSIELNQLSEFIDDYTPSNEDYRQISGSYQHLKQFEQTELPKYHQNRLKKAGDKLSHRDELILRLNVVNIDTKPIRKDVSWYDASLIEPIKEFQRIHGLKQDGMIGHQTMKWLNMDPSLRLSMLALNAERSRLWPVQRDTVILVNVPSFDMSYWYLGEEVFQSKVVVGKTTRKTPVMHTKLDSLILNPTWNVPWKIMVEDILPQVKRDKEYLTHHNIEIIERWNASSTVNPSEINWSEVTPETFPYKMRQQSGKRNALGLYKFNTPNRRAIFLHDTPSKHLFSKDVRAFSSGCVRVEHADKFAATLLATQGMDRTEAGKNDQSTTHAIPLKKRIPVHIIYQTVWVESGQVQYRDDIYQYDTLSQNQPPLSEG; from the coding sequence ATGATAATTAAAGTTCTAACCGTGTTTTTGGGCGTGCTTTTATCGCTGCCATCTCTCGCCCTTGAGCGTTTTGAACAGTTAACATGGCTAGAGCCACAATCATCGACTTATCAATTGATTCAATACCCTGAATTGTTGAGTGACATTTATCAAGAAAACGATGACCAATTGATTTGGTTTGATGTAGAGCAAAGTCAAAAATTCGAACTCCAACTGGAAATGATCGATAAGGCAGGGTTTAGCCCACTGTTCTCTAGTCGATTGCAACAACTACAGCAGCTTCGGAATCAGAATCGTTGGTTTGAGTATGATCTGCTGGCGACCGACACGTTGCTCCTTTACATCAGCTACGCTGAGCAAGCTCCTCTGATGGGGCAGTCTTGGTTTTTTAATCAGCCTCTAACAGATTCACTACCTGCGCCAAGCAAAGAGGCGACAAACTCACTATTGGTTTCTATTGAGCTCAACCAGCTTAGTGAATTTATTGATGACTATACGCCGTCCAATGAAGATTATCGTCAGATCAGCGGTTCTTACCAGCACTTAAAACAGTTTGAACAAACAGAGCTGCCGAAATACCACCAAAACAGACTCAAAAAAGCAGGCGACAAGCTATCACATCGTGATGAACTCATTTTACGTCTTAATGTCGTCAATATTGATACTAAACCGATCAGAAAGGATGTCAGTTGGTACGACGCATCACTGATTGAGCCTATCAAAGAGTTTCAGCGTATCCATGGGTTAAAACAGGATGGGATGATTGGCCATCAAACAATGAAGTGGCTGAATATGGATCCTTCACTTCGATTATCAATGCTTGCATTAAATGCTGAGCGATCTAGGCTTTGGCCTGTGCAACGAGATACGGTGATTTTGGTCAATGTGCCCAGCTTTGATATGAGCTATTGGTATCTGGGTGAAGAGGTGTTTCAGTCAAAAGTTGTGGTCGGAAAAACCACTCGTAAAACACCGGTTATGCATACCAAACTGGATTCACTGATCCTAAATCCAACATGGAATGTACCGTGGAAAATTATGGTTGAAGATATATTGCCTCAGGTAAAACGTGATAAGGAGTACCTCACTCACCATAATATAGAGATCATTGAACGATGGAATGCATCATCAACGGTTAATCCTTCTGAGATAAATTGGTCAGAGGTAACCCCAGAGACATTCCCGTATAAAATGCGTCAGCAATCGGGAAAAAGAAATGCATTAGGGTTGTACAAATTTAACACCCCGAATCGGCGAGCCATATTTTTGCACGACACACCGAGTAAACACCTGTTTTCCAAGGATGTCAGGGCCTTCAGTTCAGGTTGTGTAAGAGTGGAACATGCGGACAAATTTGCGGCTACCTTACTGGCAACCCAAGGCATGGATAGGACTGAAGCGGGGAAAAATGATCAGTCAACGACGCATGCCATCCCCCTAAAAAAACGAATTCCGGTTCATATTATCTATCAAACAGTTTGGGTTGAGTCAGGCCAGGTTCAGTATCGGGATGATATTTATCAATACGACACGTTGAGCCAAAATCAACCACCACTGAGTGAAGGGTAA
- a CDS encoding DUF882 domain-containing protein — MSLSRRRFIQLAGSSIVVASGIPSLALASYPDQPRHLVMNNLHTGESLESSYFNGIDYVEGELDRLSHLCRDFRRNEVHPMDRRLFDQISQIQSLLGSQSEVQIISGYRSPATNSALRANSNGVAKKSFHMLGQAMDFRLHGVNLKDVREAAMSLKAGGVGYYPRSNFIHIDTGPVRSWV; from the coding sequence TTGAGTTTGTCTCGTCGTCGTTTTATTCAATTGGCAGGGAGCAGTATCGTTGTTGCGAGTGGCATTCCTTCTTTAGCTCTGGCTTCTTATCCCGATCAGCCAAGACACCTTGTGATGAATAACTTACATACTGGAGAAAGTCTGGAATCGAGTTATTTTAATGGGATTGACTACGTGGAAGGCGAGCTGGACCGCTTGAGTCATTTGTGTCGAGATTTTAGACGTAACGAAGTTCATCCAATGGATCGACGTTTGTTCGATCAAATTTCACAGATTCAATCTCTGCTTGGTTCTCAATCGGAAGTTCAGATCATTTCAGGTTATCGTTCCCCTGCAACAAATAGTGCTTTGCGTGCTAATTCTAATGGCGTTGCAAAAAAGAGCTTCCATATGCTAGGTCAAGCCATGGATTTTAGGCTCCATGGTGTCAATTTGAAAGATGTCCGTGAAGCGGCAATGAGTCTCAAAGCTGGTGGTGTTGGGTATTATCCTAGGAGCAATTTTATTCACATCGATACCGGACCGGTCAGAAGTTGGGTTTAG
- a CDS encoding MBL fold metallo-hydrolase → MSLQYQVVPVTSFAQNCSIVWCDDTMEAVVIDPGGDVKQLVMMIKELGVNVVRLVLTHGHLDHVGGTEPLAKELGGIEVIGPHKGDRFWLDGLVGQSQMFGFEKTEPFTPNQWLDEGDAVTVGHQTLSVLHTPGHTPGHVVLFSETAKLAFVGDVLFAGGIGRTDFPQGDHATLIASIKQKLWPLGNDVTFIPGHGPSSTFGKERVSNPFVADEMPLY, encoded by the coding sequence ATGTCTCTTCAGTACCAAGTTGTTCCGGTGACTTCTTTTGCACAAAATTGTTCTATTGTCTGGTGTGACGATACGATGGAAGCCGTCGTGATCGATCCCGGCGGCGATGTAAAACAACTCGTTATGATGATCAAAGAACTCGGTGTGAATGTCGTTCGCCTGGTTCTTACTCACGGCCATTTAGATCACGTTGGTGGGACCGAGCCATTGGCAAAAGAATTGGGTGGCATAGAAGTGATTGGCCCACATAAAGGTGATCGCTTTTGGCTTGATGGTTTGGTCGGGCAGAGTCAGATGTTTGGTTTTGAAAAAACAGAACCTTTTACACCCAATCAGTGGTTGGATGAAGGTGACGCGGTCACTGTGGGTCATCAAACATTAAGCGTGTTGCACACGCCAGGTCATACTCCTGGCCATGTGGTTTTATTTAGTGAGACGGCCAAGTTGGCGTTTGTGGGGGATGTTCTTTTTGCGGGTGGAATCGGCCGCACTGATTTTCCTCAAGGTGATCATGCCACGCTGATTGCTTCGATTAAGCAAAAATTATGGCCTCTAGGTAATGACGTTACCTTCATCCCAGGTCATGGCCCCTCATCGACATTTGGCAAAGAGCGAGTCTCTAATCCATTTGTTGCCGATGAAATGCCACTGTACTGA
- a CDS encoding DUF2982 domain-containing protein: MKIQSQHLSNHNLDNTLAAFRPVFIVVTMVYLILIYSFLSVKIATTMAITTLIIAVTSYALIQRSKVSYTLTATHFQQHLHKGGWVVRWSNIEKIELCHIEKSGLQIPLPWIGIKLRHYSPYLDSICPRIASEILLSQRALLYTGLRNMQDKRDSSLGNKPFEDLVLDSSPHTTQSGKQYDGLKAMLGNRMAHQRAALGFDIFISTNDLDRDEGSFVGLTRRYLAAAEPNILD, translated from the coding sequence ATGAAAATACAGAGCCAGCACCTTTCCAATCATAACCTCGATAACACATTGGCTGCTTTTAGGCCCGTATTCATCGTCGTGACGATGGTATATTTGATCTTAATTTACTCGTTTTTGAGTGTGAAAATCGCGACGACCATGGCTATCACCACCTTAATCATTGCGGTTACAAGCTATGCACTTATTCAACGTTCTAAAGTCTCCTACACGCTCACAGCCACTCACTTTCAGCAACATTTGCATAAAGGAGGCTGGGTGGTTAGGTGGAGCAACATAGAAAAAATAGAGCTGTGTCATATCGAAAAAAGTGGCCTTCAAATACCGCTCCCCTGGATAGGGATAAAATTGAGGCACTACTCCCCTTACCTCGACAGTATATGCCCTAGAATCGCGAGCGAGATACTCTTGAGCCAACGAGCACTGCTGTATACCGGGCTTCGTAATATGCAAGATAAGCGCGATTCCTCGCTCGGAAACAAGCCCTTTGAGGATCTTGTTTTAGACTCGTCACCCCATACCACCCAATCAGGAAAACAGTATGATGGATTAAAGGCGATGCTGGGTAACCGAATGGCTCATCAAAGAGCTGCACTTGGGTTTGATATTTTTATCTCGACTAATGACTTGGATAGAGATGAAGGGAGTTTTGTGGGATTAACTCGGCGGTACTTAGCGGCCGCCGAGCCTAACATACTGGACTGA
- a CDS encoding MarR family transcriptional regulator yields MRLAHKRKVQMKLQKRIRTTVATVKAAPKAKPVAEEAVKAPVKAVVAKTVDVALTPKQQQVLDIVVSNAEGINPKGIGLAAGQEEAKAASWATGALKKLLEENLVEKEQLAGNKVIYKSV; encoded by the coding sequence ATGAGACTTGCTCATAAGCGTAAAGTGCAGATGAAACTGCAAAAGCGCATTAGAACGACAGTTGCCACTGTTAAAGCAGCCCCAAAAGCGAAGCCTGTTGCTGAAGAAGCAGTAAAAGCACCAGTGAAAGCGGTTGTCGCGAAAACAGTGGATGTTGCATTAACACCTAAACAGCAACAAGTATTAGACATCGTTGTTAGCAATGCCGAAGGTATTAACCCGAAAGGTATCGGCCTTGCCGCTGGTCAAGAAGAAGCAAAAGCGGCTTCTTGGGCGACAGGCGCACTAAAAAAACTACTGGAAGAAAACCTTGTAGAAAAAGAACAGTTAGCGGGTAACAAAGTTATCTATAAATCTGTTTAA